A DNA window from Ignavibacteriales bacterium contains the following coding sequences:
- the queA gene encoding tRNA preQ1(34) S-adenosylmethionine ribosyltransferase-isomerase QueA — MKLSDFKYPLPRNLIAKHPAKPRDSSRLMVLNREDDSIIERKFSDIVDYFKKGDCLIVNQTKVFPARLFGKKEKTNAKIEVFLLRELNHEDAIWDVIVDPARKVRIGNKIYFDDGKIWCEVIDNTTSRGRTVRFNYKNDLYKVIERIGVTPLPYYIKRDAVEDDKESYQTVYAKNIGSVAAPTAGLHFTKRLIAALEKKGVKIAPVTLHLGLGSFRPVEVEDLSKHKMDSEFYEITQPTVDIVNKTIDSRGTVFVVGTSVARAVESSVMTTGHLKAFRGWTDKFIFPPYDFKIVDKLITNFHMPESTLLMLASAFGGRDLVMKGYKKAIKEKWRFFSYGDGMLIL; from the coding sequence ATGAAACTCTCTGATTTTAAATATCCGTTACCACGTAATCTCATCGCGAAACACCCGGCCAAACCGCGTGATTCATCACGCCTTATGGTTTTAAACCGTGAAGATGATTCTATAATTGAACGGAAGTTCAGTGATATAGTGGATTACTTCAAGAAGGGCGATTGTTTGATAGTGAATCAGACGAAGGTATTCCCGGCACGGCTTTTCGGTAAAAAGGAAAAAACAAATGCCAAGATCGAAGTGTTTCTTCTTCGTGAATTAAATCATGAAGACGCTATATGGGATGTCATCGTCGATCCTGCGCGAAAAGTCCGGATCGGGAATAAAATATATTTCGATGACGGAAAAATCTGGTGCGAGGTAATCGATAATACCACATCACGCGGCAGAACGGTCAGGTTTAATTACAAGAACGATTTGTACAAAGTAATTGAACGCATCGGTGTGACTCCGTTGCCGTACTATATCAAACGCGATGCAGTTGAAGACGATAAAGAATCGTACCAAACGGTTTACGCGAAAAATATCGGTTCGGTTGCGGCGCCAACTGCAGGTTTGCATTTCACAAAACGTTTAATCGCAGCACTCGAGAAGAAAGGTGTGAAGATCGCGCCTGTTACACTTCATCTGGGATTGGGTTCGTTCAGGCCTGTTGAAGTGGAAGATCTCTCGAAGCATAAAATGGATTCTGAGTTTTATGAGATAACTCAACCGACGGTCGATATCGTGAATAAAACTATAGATAGCCGCGGTACCGTGTTCGTTGTCGGTACAAGCGTTGCGCGGGCAGTTGAATCGAGCGTAATGACAACCGGACACCTGAAGGCATTCCGGGGGTGGACAGATAAATTTATCTTTCCGCCTTACGATTTTAAAATCGTAGATAAGTTGATTACCAATTTTCATATGCCGGAATCTACTTTACTGATGCTTGCGTCGGCTTTCGGCGGAAGAGATTTAGTGATGAAAGGTTATAAGAAAGCCATTAAAGAAAAATGGCGTTTCTTCAGTTATGGCGACGGGATGTTGATTCTCTAA
- the plsY gene encoding glycerol-3-phosphate 1-O-acyltransferase PlsY, whose product MDSLAIVVILSYIVGSIPTAIIVTKLAKGIDIRKYGSGNAGGTNVIRVLGWKIGAGVIAFDIFKGYVATMLVTKLMFGPVPFTNITPFDDITVIRIIAGCAAILGHIWTLFGSFKGGKGIATAGGVLLGLATIEFLVAMAIFTIVFALFRYVSLGSILSALSFPVTMFFRHNIFNAYLEGYNTLIFFSIGIAMLIVYTHRENIKRLRDGTENRLARIHLFHKK is encoded by the coding sequence ATGGATTCTTTAGCGATTGTCGTAATTCTGAGCTATATAGTCGGCTCAATTCCAACTGCCATTATCGTTACAAAGCTTGCGAAAGGGATAGATATCCGCAAGTATGGAAGCGGAAATGCCGGCGGTACAAATGTAATCCGCGTGCTCGGTTGGAAAATTGGAGCCGGCGTGATCGCATTCGATATCTTCAAAGGATACGTTGCAACCATGCTCGTCACCAAGTTGATGTTCGGACCTGTACCTTTCACAAACATCACACCGTTCGATGATATTACTGTTATTAGAATTATTGCCGGATGCGCGGCGATACTCGGACATATATGGACTCTCTTCGGTAGTTTCAAAGGTGGAAAAGGAATAGCGACTGCAGGCGGTGTTCTACTGGGCTTAGCTACGATAGAATTTCTCGTTGCGATGGCTATTTTTACAATCGTATTTGCATTGTTCCGTTACGTTTCCCTCGGTTCGATCTTGAGCGCGTTGTCTTTTCCTGTAACTATGTTCTTCAGGCATAATATTTTTAACGCTTATCTTGAAGGATATAACACGCTAATCTTCTTCAGTATCGGAATCGCCATGCTGATCGTCTATACGCACCGTGAAAATATCAAAAGACTCAGAGACGGAACTGAAAATCGTCTGGCGCGAATTCATTTATTCCATAAAAAATAA
- a CDS encoding gamma-glutamyl-gamma-aminobutyrate hydrolase family protein has translation MKIAITDTITSEDKFRLYADWIDSANTESRWIKLSYLLDNLEEIEKSDGLLITGGGDVNPALYGGVDNHPTVKGIDERRDAFERNLLDCAMKKDIPILAICRGMQLVNVHFGGTLLIDIEEAGYQLHRSDTKIEKYHPVKIIDESKLKEILGTESGEINSVHHQAVNRPATDFDITAMADDGIIEAMEHKNRSHFFHLLQWHPERMNGESIFSKNILKEFLTEAFYYSTSKK, from the coding sequence ATGAAAATAGCAATCACGGACACGATAACATCGGAAGATAAATTCAGATTGTATGCAGATTGGATAGATTCTGCTAATACCGAATCGCGGTGGATTAAACTTTCGTATTTGCTTGATAATCTGGAGGAGATAGAAAAATCGGATGGGTTACTGATAACAGGAGGCGGTGATGTTAATCCTGCTCTTTACGGTGGCGTAGACAACCATCCTACTGTAAAAGGTATTGATGAACGAAGAGATGCATTCGAACGAAATCTTCTCGATTGCGCGATGAAAAAAGATATTCCTATACTAGCGATATGCCGTGGTATGCAGTTGGTAAATGTTCATTTTGGAGGAACGTTATTGATCGATATTGAAGAAGCCGGATATCAATTGCATCGTAGCGATACAAAAATTGAAAAATATCATCCGGTTAAAATTATTGATGAGTCGAAGCTTAAGGAGATCCTCGGTACTGAAAGTGGTGAAATAAACTCGGTTCATCATCAGGCAGTTAATAGACCGGCAACCGATTTTGATATCACCGCCATGGCTGATGACGGAATCATTGAAGCCATGGAACATAAAAATAGATCACATTTTTTTCATCTTCTTCAATGGCATCCTGAGCGGATGAATGGAGAATCAATTTTTTCAAAAAATATATTAAAAGAATTTTTAACAGAAGCATTTTATTATTCAACATCTAAAAAGTAA
- a CDS encoding pyruvate, phosphate dikinase, with protein MANKYVYFFGGGKADGNESMKELLGGKGANLAEMAGHKNLKLPVPPGFTITTEVCGHYYKNKKQYPKGLKEDVEKSLKRVEKLMSKKFGDVENPLLVSVRSGARKSMPGMMETVLNVGLTEKTIPGLIKKTGGNARFVYDAYRRLIMMYSDVVMEKAAGIEPKDDESGIRKQLEKIMSKMKSEKGYKTDTDMEVEDLISLCADFKTRVKEVLGKPFPDDPYEQLWGGIGAVFSSWNGKRAISYRRIEGIPDEWGTAVNVQSMVFGNMGEDSATGVAFTRNPGNGAPQFYGEYLINAQGEDVVSGIRTPAPINESSKSEHNKNLVSLEKAMPKLYKELFQYQKRLEKHYKDMQDLEFTIEKDRLFMLQCRVGKRNGPAAVQIAMDMLKEKLITKETAVLRVTPAQLDELLHPIIDPKVEAGQKILAKGLPAGPGGATGQIVFLAQDAVAWAKLGKKVILVREETNPEDVEGMRAAQAILTARGGMTSHAALVARGWGKCCIVGCGSLHIDSMKKEMIADGKSYKEGDWITLNGTKGNVYEGQLSMIDASEENKVFNDFLKMCDSIRRLGIRTNADTPEDARKGRQFGAQGIGLFRTEHMFYGKGSEEPLFRLRKMIMSKTEEERRKALDELFPYVKKDIKGTLEAMDPYPVVVRLLDPPLHEFVPRDEEKLRQLANDLNISMQELSKRAENLHETNPMMGHRGVRLGITYPEVSEMQIRAIFEGTAELLKEGKKPYPEIMIPVLGDVKELIHQFEIAKKVYEDVLAKYNLKKIKHMFGTMIEIPRAALVSNKIAQVAEFFSFGTNDLTQMGFGFSRDDFGGFLPDYLKKGILPEDPFQSIDQEGIGELIKISIERGRGANKNLEIGICGEHGGDPRSVEFCHRVGMDYVSCSPFRVPIARLAAAQSVLKFDKSGKRK; from the coding sequence ATGGCAAATAAATATGTTTATTTTTTTGGCGGCGGAAAAGCCGACGGAAATGAAAGTATGAAAGAACTACTCGGCGGAAAGGGAGCCAATCTTGCAGAGATGGCAGGGCATAAAAATTTGAAACTTCCCGTTCCACCCGGATTTACAATTACAACGGAAGTTTGCGGACATTATTATAAGAATAAAAAACAATACCCGAAAGGTTTGAAAGAAGACGTTGAAAAAAGTTTGAAGCGTGTGGAAAAATTGATGTCGAAAAAATTCGGCGATGTGGAAAACCCTCTTCTTGTTTCGGTCAGATCGGGAGCGCGCAAATCGATGCCCGGCATGATGGAGACCGTTCTGAATGTCGGATTAACCGAAAAAACGATTCCCGGATTGATTAAAAAGACAGGCGGGAATGCGAGATTTGTTTACGACGCGTATCGCCGGCTGATCATGATGTATTCTGATGTAGTGATGGAGAAAGCCGCGGGCATAGAACCGAAGGATGATGAAAGCGGAATCCGCAAGCAGTTGGAAAAAATAATGTCGAAGATGAAATCGGAAAAAGGATATAAAACCGATACCGATATGGAAGTTGAAGATCTGATTTCGTTATGTGCCGATTTTAAAACACGCGTCAAAGAAGTTTTAGGAAAACCGTTCCCCGACGATCCTTACGAACAGCTTTGGGGTGGAATAGGTGCTGTATTCTCTTCATGGAACGGAAAGCGTGCTATCAGTTATCGCCGGATCGAAGGAATACCGGATGAGTGGGGTACGGCGGTAAATGTTCAATCGATGGTCTTTGGAAATATGGGCGAGGATTCCGCAACGGGTGTTGCCTTCACACGAAATCCCGGAAACGGCGCGCCGCAATTTTACGGTGAATATTTAATCAACGCGCAGGGTGAAGATGTTGTTTCCGGAATTCGAACTCCGGCTCCGATAAATGAATCTTCAAAATCGGAACACAACAAAAATCTTGTATCGCTTGAAAAAGCAATGCCGAAATTATACAAAGAGTTATTCCAGTATCAAAAGAGACTGGAAAAGCATTACAAAGATATGCAAGATCTCGAATTCACGATTGAAAAAGATCGACTCTTCATGCTTCAATGCCGTGTTGGGAAAAGAAACGGTCCGGCCGCGGTTCAAATAGCCATGGACATGCTGAAGGAGAAATTGATCACCAAGGAGACGGCAGTTTTGCGTGTTACTCCCGCGCAGTTGGATGAATTGCTTCATCCGATTATCGATCCGAAAGTTGAAGCGGGTCAAAAAATTCTAGCCAAAGGTTTACCCGCCGGACCCGGTGGTGCAACCGGACAAATTGTATTCCTCGCTCAAGATGCAGTTGCGTGGGCTAAGCTTGGTAAGAAAGTGATACTCGTTCGCGAAGAAACAAATCCCGAAGATGTCGAAGGCATGCGTGCCGCTCAGGCAATTTTAACGGCGCGCGGTGGCATGACTTCACACGCGGCGCTTGTCGCACGTGGATGGGGAAAATGTTGTATTGTTGGATGTGGTAGCCTTCATATCGATTCGATGAAAAAAGAAATGATTGCCGACGGGAAAAGTTATAAAGAAGGCGATTGGATTACGCTGAACGGCACAAAAGGAAATGTATATGAAGGTCAGCTTTCAATGATTGATGCTTCGGAAGAAAATAAAGTATTCAACGATTTTCTCAAGATGTGCGATTCAATACGGCGTCTTGGAATAAGAACGAATGCCGATACACCTGAAGATGCGAGAAAAGGCAGACAGTTCGGAGCGCAGGGTATAGGTCTGTTCCGTACAGAGCATATGTTCTACGGTAAAGGATCGGAAGAACCGTTATTCCGTCTTCGCAAGATGATCATGTCGAAAACAGAAGAAGAACGGCGTAAAGCGTTGGACGAATTATTCCCTTACGTGAAAAAAGATATTAAAGGAACATTAGAAGCGATGGATCCGTATCCGGTAGTTGTCCGTCTTCTTGATCCGCCGCTACACGAATTTGTTCCCCGCGATGAAGAAAAACTTCGCCAGTTAGCGAACGATTTAAATATTTCTATGCAAGAATTATCGAAACGTGCTGAAAATCTTCATGAAACAAATCCGATGATGGGTCATCGCGGTGTCCGGCTTGGTATTACCTATCCCGAAGTCAGTGAGATGCAGATAAGGGCGATCTTTGAGGGTACCGCTGAATTGCTGAAAGAAGGAAAGAAGCCGTATCCTGAAATAATGATTCCTGTTCTCGGTGATGTGAAAGAATTGATTCATCAATTCGAGATCGCCAAAAAAGTTTATGAAGATGTTTTGGCAAAATACAATCTCAAAAAGATCAAACATATGTTCGGAACGATGATCGAAATACCGAGAGCCGCGCTTGTATCGAATAAGATAGCGCAGGTAGCGGAATTTTTCTCATTCGGAACAAACGATCTTACGCAAATGGGATTCGGTTTTTCACGCGATGATTTCGGCGGTTTCTTGCCGGATTATCTGAAGAAGGGAATTCTACCCGAAGATCCATTCCAGAGTATAGATCAGGAAGGAATCGGAGAGTTGATAAAAATTAGCATAGAGCGCGGGCGCGGCGCAAATAAAAATCTTGAAATCGGGATTTGCGGCGAACATGGCGGCGATCCACGATCAGTGGAATTCTGCCATCGGGTTGGAATGGATTACGTAAGTTGTTCTCCGTTCCGTGTTCCTATTGCCCGACTTGCCGCGGCTCAATCGGTTTTGAAATTCGATAAATCAGGAAAGAGGAAATAG
- the ispD gene encoding 2-C-methyl-D-erythritol 4-phosphate cytidylyltransferase: MFEGKKIGVVIAAAGQGIRMGGSLSKQFLILGGKPIVAHTIGNFQQSTEVDFIVLAAHHDYESELRSLVTGYNFSKVMQVVQGGKERQDSVWNGLLALQEYNPDIVLIHDAVRPFINNRLIRESIEAALVFKAAIVAVKPKDTVKMSAQNGFINQTPDRDNLWLAQTPQAFHYSLIIEAFKKAIDDGFYGTDDAALVERLGKHVKIVEGTYDNIKITTPDDLSLSEIIYKKR, translated from the coding sequence ATGTTTGAAGGAAAGAAAATCGGCGTTGTAATCGCTGCTGCCGGACAAGGCATAAGAATGGGCGGCAGCCTGAGCAAACAATTTCTCATACTTGGCGGAAAACCGATTGTAGCTCATACAATCGGAAATTTCCAACAATCAACAGAAGTTGACTTTATTGTTCTGGCTGCTCACCATGATTACGAATCGGAATTGCGTTCGTTGGTGACTGGATATAATTTTTCAAAAGTGATGCAAGTTGTTCAGGGGGGCAAAGAACGGCAAGATTCTGTGTGGAACGGATTGCTCGCTTTACAAGAATATAATCCTGATATTGTTTTGATACACGATGCAGTTCGTCCGTTTATCAATAATCGGCTAATACGTGAATCGATTGAAGCGGCGCTCGTTTTTAAAGCTGCCATTGTAGCAGTCAAACCGAAAGACACGGTGAAGATGTCTGCCCAAAATGGATTTATAAATCAAACACCCGATAGAGATAATTTATGGCTGGCACAAACACCGCAGGCGTTCCATTACTCTTTGATAATAGAAGCGTTCAAAAAAGCGATTGATGATGGTTTCTATGGGACGGATGATGCCGCTCTTGTAGAACGTCTGGGTAAACATGTTAAGATTGTCGAAGGAACATACGACAATATCAAAATAACCACACCGGATGATTTATCCCTATCCGAGATTATTTATAAAAAGAGATAA